The following are from one region of the Halarcobacter sp. genome:
- a CDS encoding rhodanese-like domain-containing protein, with the protein MKIKQTLVLLVSFTIISTLNANDFDLRGMGVDVKNYNNKTITIKRMDNEECRSINGADPKNIWSGDYANEKLPSECIKKFVTTVGKITPMKITDKIETIGELEVIEFIKEAQTDKNKLLIDARLPDWFLQMSIPTAENIPFTYFNKDKYPDDFYDVLDSIGVEEISEGKYNFSKAKELVLFCNGAWCPQSTFAIENLIKLGYPEEKLKWYRGGMYSWKMLNLTTVSE; encoded by the coding sequence ATGAAAATAAAACAAACACTTGTGTTATTAGTTTCATTTACTATCATTAGCACTTTAAATGCAAATGATTTTGATTTAAGGGGAATGGGAGTTGATGTAAAAAACTATAACAATAAAACAATCACAATAAAAAGAATGGATAACGAAGAGTGTCGTTCAATAAATGGTGCAGACCCTAAAAATATTTGGTCAGGAGATTATGCAAATGAAAAACTTCCTTCTGAATGTATAAAGAAATTTGTAACAACTGTTGGTAAAATTACACCTATGAAAATTACTGATAAAATTGAAACTATAGGTGAATTAGAAGTTATTGAGTTTATAAAAGAGGCTCAAACAGATAAAAATAAACTTCTTATTGATGCAAGATTGCCTGATTGGTTTTTACAAATGAGTATTCCAACAGCTGAAAATATTCCTTTTACATATTTTAACAAAGATAAATATCCTGATGACTTTTATGATGTTTTAGATAGCATTGGTGTAGAAGAGATAAGTGAAGGAAAGTATAATTTTTCAAAAGCAAAAGAGTTAGTTCTTTTTTGTAATGGAGCATGGTGTCCTCAATCTACATTTGCCATAGAGAATCTAATTAAACTTGGATACCCTGAAGAGAAATTAAAATGGTATAGAGGTGGAATGTATTCATGGAAAATGTTAAATTTAACAACTGTATCAGAATAA
- a CDS encoding HD domain-containing phosphohydrolase — MDKKRQIQFNLNNFLLALSYPLDAIENHYYNTDLIHSKKIAFIALKLAKEFNYEEKYLSDICSYSLIHNIALKQTNKKGKEYCLLGEEYIKSFPFLTNEEDIIKYHCEHYDGSGTFGLKGDEIPLFSQFIAFVDIIDTQFNLSTKDISNREKIIDFVKKNELVLFSSDIVECFMEFSEVESFWLDLQNEQEMLTFIFSSLFDYTQALDFEQILSMTTIFYKMMDGESNLLENCEKVADFYNFDHKDKQTFLIAASLTNIGKFFVPQKLVEKSTVLEPNEHKKIKAYPYYTNKTLSNVIGFADINTWASRIQEFVDGSGYPYCLESKDLSLKDRLLCVINIYSSLTSQKKYRDAFSKDEAIKVLESFAHNGKIDKAIAKDFNKIFL; from the coding sequence ATGGATAAAAAAAGACAGATTCAATTTAATTTAAATAATTTTTTGTTAGCGCTCTCTTATCCTTTAGATGCGATAGAAAATCACTATTATAATACAGATTTAATCCATTCAAAAAAAATTGCTTTTATAGCATTAAAGCTGGCAAAGGAGTTTAATTATGAAGAAAAATATCTTTCAGATATTTGCTCATACTCTTTGATTCATAATATTGCATTAAAACAAACTAATAAAAAAGGGAAAGAGTATTGTTTATTAGGTGAAGAATATATTAAATCTTTTCCTTTTTTAACAAATGAAGAAGATATTATTAAATATCATTGTGAACATTATGATGGAAGTGGAACTTTTGGATTAAAAGGGGATGAAATACCTTTGTTTTCCCAGTTTATTGCTTTTGTAGATATTATAGATACCCAGTTTAATTTATCTACGAAAGATATTTCAAATAGAGAAAAAATCATTGATTTTGTGAAAAAAAATGAACTAGTTTTATTCTCTTCAGATATAGTTGAATGTTTTATGGAGTTCAGTGAAGTTGAATCCTTTTGGCTAGATTTGCAAAATGAACAAGAGATGTTGACTTTTATATTTTCATCTTTATTCGATTATACACAAGCTCTAGACTTTGAACAAATTTTATCTATGACTACTATTTTTTATAAAATGATGGATGGTGAAAGTAATTTATTGGAGAATTGTGAAAAAGTTGCAGATTTTTATAATTTTGATCATAAAGATAAACAAACATTTTTAATTGCCGCTAGTTTAACAAATATAGGTAAATTTTTTGTTCCTCAAAAATTGGTAGAAAAAAGTACAGTGTTAGAGCCAAATGAGCATAAAAAAATAAAAGCGTATCCTTATTATACAAATAAAACATTATCTAATGTAATTGGATTTGCAGATATTAATACTTGGGCAAGTAGAATACAAGAATTTGTAGATGGCTCAGGTTATCCTTATTGTTTAGAATCAAAGGATTTAAGTTTAAAAGATAGATTATTGTGTGTTATTAATATATACTCATCTTTAACTTCTCAAAAAAAATATAGAGATGCTTTTTCAAAAGATGAGGCAATAAAAGTACTAGAATCTTTTGCCCATAATGGGAAAATAGATAAAGCAATAGCGAAAGATTTTAATAAAATATTCTTATAA
- a CDS encoding DUF3365 domain-containing protein yields the protein MNYNNMLKFKKIVFIAFFLYLFVIYFIYQDNKNSEINNEKTNLQDVLIQTKAIRKYVSNDQKDEIYELQKKGIVSYHYFTSPLLSSTYSANKVNEYYNEFKKSLNLPPIDIRFASPNPRNPSNMTSKEEKKILDQFIDGKINSYETIKKTKNGDILYLALPTRKLEAKCMKCHDTPEIAPKQLVDMYGDTAGFGEKEGTIKALMSIEKPLNEAYKKAFNQTFKSAIYILIATLIFVYFYYNFNKKIYLKNKELEKLNKNLDIKVKERTTELNNSKIQLLNVINSSELGYWDWEINTKKLFVNDIWLDMIGIKKEDFNDTISEWFDKIHPEDFQYVTSTIDNAFKKEISFSIEYRIKHINNNYIWVECVGGVVQRDSNGKVIQACGIHRNIDEKKSNENIVKEQELLIQNQARVASMGEMLKNISHQWKQPLSIITTVASTMKLSYEFNQPMKNKEIIEFSEKILDNGNYLAKIINDFASYFDNNIQKKEELNLANTVNKIVNMMRSEIDSIRYITDVDEELFLYINENFFTQALLNIINNSHDAFNINSIEEKHKFIFISAKKIESNIVINIKDSAGGIEENIVNKIFEPYFTTKHQSLGTGIGLYMTNQIISKHLKGTITVKNSEYQFEEKQLKGCEFTIIVSS from the coding sequence TTGAATTATAATAATATGCTAAAATTCAAGAAAATAGTATTTATAGCATTTTTCTTATATTTATTTGTTATTTATTTTATTTATCAGGATAATAAAAATAGTGAAATAAATAATGAAAAAACAAATTTACAAGATGTACTTATTCAAACAAAAGCTATTAGAAAATATGTAAGTAATGACCAAAAAGATGAAATATATGAATTACAGAAAAAAGGTATAGTTTCATACCACTATTTTACTTCTCCTTTATTATCATCAACTTATAGTGCAAATAAAGTCAATGAATACTACAATGAGTTTAAAAAAAGTCTAAATCTACCACCAATAGATATTAGATTTGCTTCACCAAATCCAAGAAACCCAAGTAATATGACAAGCAAAGAGGAAAAAAAGATTTTAGATCAATTTATTGATGGAAAAATCAACTCTTATGAAACAATTAAAAAAACCAAAAATGGAGATATTTTATATTTGGCTCTTCCTACAAGAAAACTTGAAGCTAAATGTATGAAATGTCATGATACTCCTGAAATTGCACCTAAACAACTTGTTGATATGTATGGAGATACTGCTGGTTTTGGAGAAAAAGAGGGAACAATCAAAGCTCTTATGTCTATAGAAAAACCTTTAAATGAAGCCTATAAAAAAGCTTTTAACCAAACTTTCAAATCGGCTATTTATATTTTAATTGCAACATTAATATTTGTTTATTTTTATTATAATTTTAATAAAAAAATATATCTAAAAAATAAAGAACTTGAAAAACTTAATAAAAACCTTGATATAAAAGTCAAAGAACGAACTACTGAATTAAATAATTCAAAAATTCAACTTTTAAATGTAATAAATAGTAGTGAACTAGGCTATTGGGATTGGGAAATAAATACTAAAAAACTTTTTGTAAATGATATATGGCTTGATATGATAGGCATAAAGAAAGAAGATTTTAATGATACAATCTCTGAATGGTTTGATAAAATTCATCCAGAAGATTTTCAATATGTAACTTCAACAATAGATAATGCTTTTAAAAAAGAGATATCATTTTCAATAGAATATAGAATTAAACACATTAATAATAATTATATATGGGTTGAATGTGTTGGTGGTGTTGTACAAAGAGATTCTAATGGTAAAGTTATTCAAGCTTGTGGAATCCACAGAAACATTGATGAAAAAAAATCAAATGAAAATATAGTCAAAGAACAAGAACTTCTGATTCAAAATCAAGCAAGAGTAGCATCTATGGGTGAAATGTTAAAAAATATTTCTCATCAATGGAAACAACCACTTTCTATAATAACAACTGTTGCAAGTACAATGAAACTTTCATATGAATTTAATCAACCAATGAAAAATAAAGAGATTATTGAATTCTCAGAAAAAATTCTAGACAATGGTAATTATTTGGCAAAAATCATAAATGATTTTGCTTCATATTTTGATAATAATATACAAAAAAAAGAGGAATTAAATTTAGCAAATACTGTTAATAAAATAGTAAATATGATGAGATCAGAAATTGATTCAATTAGATATATTACTGATGTTGATGAGGAGTTATTTCTTTATATTAATGAAAACTTTTTTACTCAAGCATTATTAAATATAATAAATAATTCTCACGATGCATTTAATATAAATTCGATTGAAGAGAAACATAAATTTATTTTCATAAGTGCTAAAAAAATTGAATCTAATATAGTTATAAATATCAAAGACAGTGCAGGAGGGATAGAAGAAAATATTGTAAATAAAATATTTGAACCTTATTTTACAACTAAACACCAAAGCTTAGGTACTGGAATTGGATTATATATGACAAATCAAATTATAAGTAAACATTTAAAAGGTACAATAACTGTCAAAAATAGTGAATATCAATTTGAAGAAAAACAATTAAAAGGTTGTGAATTCACCATCATTGTTTCATCTTAA